In Mytilus trossulus isolate FHL-02 chromosome 14, PNRI_Mtr1.1.1.hap1, whole genome shotgun sequence, a genomic segment contains:
- the LOC134696702 gene encoding BTB/POZ domain-containing protein 6-like: protein MEAKSDGRIRKSLSDRMKYMMNNQLMCDVTFNVGTDKTPIKAHKYMLASSSPVFYSMFEGPLAEKGTVDIVDIEPEYFKMILQFIYTDKITVDSFNVKNILYGSEKYMLQLLTDECNAFLASHVNVDHACLVLQAAHDFHMDDLETKVLNFIFIHGSEVLDSKDFINLSAECLKLFLGSDKLRCEEEYIYQKMLHWGRHKCNDKSLATTDENIRECLGDLLYLIRFPVMKSQYFTEKVSCKSLLTATEKVKVYQHFNYMTTEIFPSNKRMSKIKFETGIAKTRKRKTEHTPKPGHKPKTEMEIHEFVSLIALLYFFLAMLYIVYLMFTYE, encoded by the exons ATGGAAGCAAAATCTGATGGACGAATAAGAAAATCACTCTCAGATAGAATGAAGTATATGATGAACAACCAACTGATGTGTGACGTCACTTTCAACGTAGGAACGGACAAAACACCAATCAAGGCTCATAAATATATGCTGGCTAGTTCCAGTCCTGTATTCTACAGTATGTTTGAAGGACCACTGGCAGAAAAAGGAACTGTTGATATAGTTGATATAGAACCGGAATATTTTAAGATGATCCTGCA gtttatatatacagataagATTACTGTGGATTCTTTCAACGtaaagaacattttatatgGATCAGAAAAGTATATGCTTCAACTGTTAACAGATGAGTGCAATGCATTTTTAGCTTCACATGTGAATGTGGATCATGCATGTCTTGTTCTACAAGCAGCACACGACTTCCACATGGACGACTTAGAAACGAAagtattaaatttcattttcatccACGGAAGTGAAGTTCTTGATTCAAAAGATTTCATAAATTTGTCAGCGGAATGTCTTAAACTATTTCTTGGTTCTGATAAACTCCGCTGTGAAGAGGAAtacatttaccaaaaaatgcTACATTGGGGTCGACATAAATGCAATGACAAAAGTTTAGCGACAACGGACGAGAATATAAGAGAATGTCTCGGTGATTTGTTATATCTCATTCGTTTTCCAGTCATGAAATCACAGTATTTTACAGAAAAAGTTTCTTGCAAAAGTTTACTAACCGCGACCGAGAAAGTAAAAGTGtatcaacattttaattatatgaCCACTGAAATTTTCCCTTCAAACAAACGTATGTCTAAAATTAAGTTTGAAACTGGTATTGCTAAAACGCGGAAACGGAAAACTGAACATACACCTAAACCAGGACATAAACCAAAAACGGAAATGGAAATACACGAATTTGTTTCCCTAATTgctctgttatattttttcctaGCCATGCTGTATATAGTTTATCTCATGTTTACATATGAATAG
- the LOC134697324 gene encoding gamma-aminobutyric acid receptor alpha-like codes for MGTDSYKSNVSIVLDEILSTYDKDLRPGFGGNPVEVLTDIYLRSMGPISEKDMVYSIDIYFRQRWMDERLATNSSTEKENISVSIKILEKIWFPDTVFYNGRKSYLHMVPTPNRFVRIGRNGSIYFSQRLTVRAICKMELHHYPLDFQTCPLYFGSFAYSEDDVKYTWNSGKDASVARAPDMTMSQFDLINFSAETSFTYRKDVRQSMLTVYFNLRRHTGYFVINIFVPCMLLVILSWVSFWINREATSDRIALGTTTVLTMAFLALDSRSDLPRVKYATALDLYIALCFVFILSVIVQFAIVHRFTKHGHGDVEPSPTDNDEEDEESEDETAHTRNGKPHNQSFQPDTNIPSNRVFLCRGESRLRVWLSSLRIKNRRQFKRRKHRNSVSQIDRVSRVLFPLVFILLNFLYWSFYLK; via the exons ATGGGAACAGACAGCTATAAAAGTAATGTTTCCATAGTTTTAGATGAAATATTGTCGACGTATGATAAAGATCTTAGACCTGGTTTTGGAG gaAATCCAGTTGAGGTATTGACAGACATTTATTTGAGATCTATGGGCCCAATATCAGAAAAAGATATG GTGTATTCGATTGATATATACTTTAGACAAAGATGGATGGACGAACGCTTAGCAACTAATTCTTcgacagaaaaagaaaatatttctgtcagcataaaaattcttgaaaaaatatggttcccagacacggtgttttacaACGGACGTAAATCGTATTTACATATGGTTCCTACGCCAAACAGGTTCGTGCGCATTGGTCGGAATGGATCTATTTACTTCTCACAACG aTTAACAGTCCGTGCAATATGCAAAATGGAACTACACCATTATCCACTGGACTTCCAGACATGTCCTTTATACTTTGGAAGTT TTGCTTATTCTGAGGACGATGTGAAATACACTTGGAATTCTGGGAAAGATGCGTCTGTAGCTCGAGCGCCTGACATGACAATGTCTCAGTTTGACCTCATTAACTTCTCTGCAGAAACTTCATTTACATACAGAAAAGACG TTCGACAATCCATGCTGACAGTTTATTTCAACCTAAGACGACATACAGGTtactttgttataaatatatttgttcccTGTATGTTACTGGTTATTTTATCATGGGTATCATTTTGGATAAACAGAGAAGCTACCTCAGACAGAATAGCCTTAG GTACGACGACTGTATTGACCATGGCTTTCCTAGCGCTGGACAGCCGGAGTGATCTACCTCGTGTTAAATATGCAACAGCATTAGACTTGTATATTGCcttatgttttgtatttattctGAGTGTAATAGTGCAGTTTGCAATAGTTCATCGTTTCACCAAACATGGTCATGGAGATGTCGAGCCATCACCAACTGATAACGATGAAGAAGACGAGGAATCTGAAGACGAAACTGCA CATACAAGGAATGGGAAACCTCACAACCAATCTTTCCAGCCAGACACAAATATTCCTAGCAATCGAGTGTTCCTTTGTCGAGGTGAAAGTCGTCTCCGTGTATGGCTATCCAGCTTACGTATAAAGAATCGAAGACAATTCAAAAGACGAAAGCATAGAAACAGTGTCAGTCAAATTGATAGAGTGTCTCGGGTACTCTTTCCTCTAGTGTTTATTTTACTAAACTTCCTTTACTGGAGTTTTTATCTAAAGTAG